Below is a genomic region from bacterium.
TTCTCTCTTCGAGAGTCGTCGGATTCCAGCCGTACGCGGGCGAGATCAAGAAGCGGCAGGTGGGTTCGATGATCTCCATGGCCGGGGGAAAGACGCTCGGTTACTCGCTCGCGACGCTCCAGGAGCGCGGTGTGCTGTATGTCACTCCGGCAACGGAAGTGTATGAGGGCCAGGTGATCGGCAACACCTCGAAGGGCGAGGAGATGATGGTGAACCCGACCAAGGGCAAGAACCAGTCGAACGTCCGCTCTTCGGGCACCGATGAGGCGATCAGCCTCGTGCCGCCATTCCTTATTACGATCGAGCGCGGACTCGAGATCATGGCCGAGGACGAATATCTCGAGATCACTCCCGAGAGCGTGCGCCTCCGGAAGCAATTTCTTACCGAGAACGACAGGGCCAAGGCGAAGCGGACGGATATCAAATAGATCGCTCATTTCCGGGTTTTAGAGAATCTTTATCTCCCGGTGGTATACTGTCCGACATGATTTCTGACGAAGATATCGTCAAGCTCAAGAGAGAATTCGCTCCGGTCTTCGCCGGTCGGGAAGAATTTCTTGAGGTGAAGGCCGATGTCGGAGTGCTTAAGGTCGACGTTTCCGTGCTCAAGACCGATGTTGCCGTACTTAAGACGGATGTTGCCGAGCTTAAGACTGATACCGCGACCCTCAAGACCGACGTCGCAGAACTTAAGGTCGATGTCTCTATTCTCAAAACCGACGTGGCGGACCTCAAGGTCGAAGTCGGAGAGATTGCCGATAAAATGGATACACTCCTTACGATGACGGACAAGATCGTGGGCGGACTCGAACATGAACGGATGGAGAACGCCGCGGGCAATGAAATACTGTTCCGTCATACTCGCCAGATACAGGAACTTGCGCAGAAAACAGGCACCGCTCTTTCGGAATAGTTCTTCATCATTTCTTCCTGAAGGGAGGGTACACTAGAAGGGTGTGCCACAAGACTTACCCGCATTAAATTCCTTATCCTATGCTCGTCACTATCGCAGTCGTGCTTCTCGTTCTCTGGCTTCTCGGCCTCGTTACTTCCTACACCATCGGTGGCTTCATCCATATCCTCCTCGTGGTCGCCGTCATCATGATCCTCATCCGGCTTATCCGGGGCGAAAATCCGATCGCCTAGTTGCCAAAAGGGGCCTGTCCTGCTATACTCAGGGCACAACTTGCTTCAACGGTTTTCACCCCGGAATTCCCGGGAACCAGCTAGATAGCGCTCCACACTAGGGCGCAGAGCCCGAAAACTCACGAGACGGTTGTTTATTCTCGCGTTTTCGGGCTTTTGCGTTTTCATACGCTGCCCATTGGCGCATTCACCACACACAATCATGTATCAACAGAATCCGAGCTACGGGAACTCCAGTCCCCGCCGCTCTTCGGGAGGACGCCCCCAGGGAGGCAGCCGCTTCGGCGGAAACCGCGGAGGCGCGCCAAGCCACGGCAACAGAGGCTACGGAAGCAACCGCAGCGGCGCAAGCTACGGCGGAAGGCCTTCGTTTGGCGGCCGCCCGGGCGGCTCCCGCGGCGGCAAGGGCTTCCAGGAAATGCGCGTCGACCTCTCGAAGCTCATCAACAAGGCGGTCATCACCGAGGAGGTCGAGCACTTCGTGCCCGAACACAAGTTCGCGGATTTCGACGTGGACCAGCGCCTCAAGGACAATATCGCGAAGAAGGGATACGAGCTCCCGACGCCGATCCAGGACCGCTCCATCCCGCACGTGCTTCGCGGCGAGGATATCGTCGGCATCGCAAACACCGGCACCGGAAAGACGGCGGCCTTTCTCATCCCGCTCATCGACAAGGTACTCAAATCCCGCGCGCACGGCAGAAGAAGCTCGCGCGTCCTTATCATGGTGCCGACCCGCGAGCTCGCGCTCCAGATCGACGCCGAATTCCTCGGCTTCACGAAGGGCCTCGGCCTCTATTCGGTCTGCTGCGTGGGCGGGGCGAACATCATGCCCCAGATCCGCGTGCTTAGGCGCGACCCGTCGTTTGTGATCGGCACTCCCGGACGCCTCAAAGACCTCATGGAGCGCAAGGAACTCGAGCTCCAACACTTCGGCACCGTCGTCCTCGACGAGGCGGACCGCATGCTCGACATGGGTTTCATCCAGGACATGCGCTTCATCATGGCGAAGATGGAGAAGGAGCGGCACACGCTCTTCTTCTCCGCGACGCTCTCTTCGGAGATCGAGCGACTCATCGGCGAATTCCTCAAGTCGCCCGCGCGCGTCTCCGTCAAGACCCGCGACACGTCGAAGAATATCGACCAGGATGTCGTGCGCGTCTCCGAGGGCCAGTCGAAGATCGACGTGCTCCACGAGCTCGTCGCGCAGCCGGAATTCGAGAAGGTGCTTGTCTTCGGACGCACCAAGCACGGCGTCGAGAAGCTCATGGACGAGCTTAACCGACGCGGATTCCGCGCGGTCTCGATCCACGGCAACAAGACGCACGGCAACCGCCAGCGGGCCCTTGGCGACTTCAAGAGCGGCAAGGCGCAGATTATGGTGGCGACGGATGTCGCGGCCCGCGGCCTCGATATCCCGGATGTCTCGCACGTGATCAACTTCGACCTCCCCGGCACCTACGAGGACTACGTCCACCGCATCGGCCGCACCGGACGCGCAAGCAAGAAAGGGAAGGCGCTGACCTTCATCGGGGGCGGGAAGTATTAAACTTCACTGATGTTATCAGGCGTCATAGGGTCATAATCAGACCCTTTTCGTATTTGAAAAGAATCTGATTCACATATCTTGCCTAATTGTGCTAAAGTCTTTCCGGAAGTCTCTTGCACTGGGTAGGGGGCAACAGGAGAATCGATATGATTCCGATGACAAATGCTGCGGGACAAGTGAAGCTTCCGCATGAAGTGGAACCGCTCCTTGCGCTTCCGTCCGACATTCTCCGCGCAGTCACGCTTGGTTCGTACACTCTCGAACCGCGCGCTGGCAATTCCGGCAACGTGTTTTGGGACGACGGCCTGAACGACCCGACGTCGCTCAGTGCTCTTGGCTTGCCGAATCCAGGCATCGGGGAGGCGCTACGATTCCTGCCCGACCTCATCGACAAGATTCGGGCAAGCGGTAAGCGCGTACGTGTGAACATCGCGGGTTTCGATGTCGACGAATACCATGAACTTATCAAGGCGTGCGTCGGGATCCGGGTGGACGAGATTGAAATCAATCTCGGCTGTCCGAACGTGCGAAACGAAGGCGTTCAGAAGCCCATTTTCGCCTTCGATCCGGAACGTATCGCCGAGATCCTCACCATGGCGCACCGGGTATCCGGGACGCTTGGAGAACCGGATATTGCCGTTAAGCTCTCGCCGTACAGCGATCCGTTCTTTCTCGCGAAAGTCGCCGCAGTGCTGAGAACGCATCTGCACGCATACATGAAACTCGTGACGTGCAATACGTTTCCGAATGCGTATGGTTTCATCCGGCCGATGACGCCAGCGATTGACGCGAACGACGGGTATGCAGGGCTTGCCGGTCATGCCATGAAGCACGTTGCGCTCGGGCAGGTTCGGCAATTCTCGAGGCTCTTGCCGTCATTCGATATTGTCGGTGTCGGCGGGATAAGCGGCGGACGCGATCTTCGCGAGATGGAACTCGCGGGTGCGAAAGAGGCGCAGGTGGGTACGGCGTTTTTCACGCACGGCCCAAAGGCATTCCAGCGCGTCGCGATGGAATACGCCGATCTGGTCGATTAGACCTTATGCGGCCATGTGGTGCGGCAGATCCCTCGGGATTGCCGCACCCTCTCTTTTTGTCTTTGCTTGTGATAAGGTGCATGCGGTCATAAGACCTTTTCGCAATCCAACCACAGGAGGCTCAGGTGGCTTTGCAACCGATCACTATCAGGCGTCCCGCGGACATGCACGTTGCATTTCCGCGAAGGCCGTGTCCTCACATCGGTCGTGCCGGAGACGGCGCGGCACTTCGACATTGCAGTCGCGATGCCGAACCTCGTTCCTCCGATCACCGATCCGGCAGCGGCGCGGGCATATTGCGACGGGATCCGGGCCGCGGCGCGGGATCTCAATGAGAATTTCCGTCCGCTCGGCATCGCATACCTTACGGACAATCTCCCGGCTGAGGTTCTTCGGGATGGTTTCCGCATTCATAACAACGAGGGCGATCGCAGCTGGTATGCCGCCAAGCTCTATCCCGCGAACGCGACGACCAACTCGGCACTCGGCGTCTCGGGTATCGAGAATATCTATCCGTTGCTTGAAACCATGGAAGAGATCGTCCCGTTCTACCACAGAGATCTCGGATTCGCGCCGAAGTTCCCGCGCGTGGTCGGTTACGTTCGCAATTCTGGGTTAAGGAACAAAGCGTGCGAGTGGAGCCGCCCGGCAGTCCCGGACGGCTTCTCGCTTTTAGGTTTAAAAGATTCTTTCATCCACTATACTCCGGAAAGCCTCAGCGTATCTTCATGAACATGGGGTATACTTTCCTGACAGCCCCGGGACCATGGACCAATTCCTCAAGATGGACATCTTCTTCTTCGTGACGACCGTCGTGGTCCTCGCGGCTGGCGTGCTCCTGTGCTTCGCGCTCTACTACCTCGTCCGCATTCTCCGGAACGTCGAGAAGGTCTCGGAAGAGATCGAGGAGGAAACGAGAGCGGTGCGCGAAGATATTCGCGATGCGCGGGCAAACATCAGAAACGAGGGCTTCAAGCTGAAGCACCTCACTGCGCTTGCGCGCAAGGCGGGCGAACGGCTCTTCAAAGCGAAAAAATAGGAGTGCGCTTATTTTTACTTATCTAGAACTTCCATCACCATGGCTACGAAAAAGAAGACCTCGAAGGGAATGCTTGCCGCCGAAATAGGGGCGGCGACGCTCGCGGCCGCTGCCGCTGCGGGAGCCGGCTACTATTTCTACGCAAGCAAGGACGCGAAGAAACACCGCAAGGCCGCCGTGAAGTGGGCGGAGGACCTTCGCCGCGATGTCATGAAAGAGGCGAAGAAGCTGAAGACGCTCGACGCGAAGACCATGGCGCTTATCGTCGACGAGGCGTCGCAGGCATACCAGGCTGCGCGCGGCATCGACCGTAAGGACCTCAAGCGCGCCGCGGACGAGCTCAAGGCAAACTGGCAGCGCGTCGTGCTTGCGAAGCTTCCCGCGAAAGCGAAGAAGGCTGTCCGCAAGGCGAAAAAGGCGGTCAAGAAAACAGTGAAGCGCGCAAAGAAGGCAGTGAAACGCCGATAGCCGTTTTCTTTGAAACGCGGGCGCATGCGCCCGCGTAGTACTTCCTGCGGCCCTCCATGGACGCACACCCGCTTACCGATGAAGAAGCCGCCCGCCGGTCGCTTGAGGATAAGGAGCAGTTCGCGCTCCTTATCAGGCGCTACGAGGCCCCCTTGGGACGCTACCTGGAGCGCCTTGGCGTTCGCGTACGCGAAGACCGGGAAGACCTCCTGCAGAACGCGTTTCTCAAGGCATACCGGAATCTCAACAGTTTCGACCCGACGCTCGCATTCTCTTCCTGGATGTACCGCATCGCGCATAACGAGGCTATGAGCTTCTTTAGGGCCAAGAAAGCGCGTCCGCAGGTGGTGCTGGGGGAGGAAGGGCAGCTTCTGTTGACCGAGCTCCGGGATGAACGCGCCGATACGGGGGCGCTCGCGGAAGAGCGCCTCACCGCAGGCGAGCTCGCGCAGGCGCTTGAGAAGATAGACCCGAAATACCGCGACGTACTCACGCTCCGCTTCTTCGAGGAGCGTTCGTATGCGGATATTTCCGACATCCTGGAGCTTCCGGTCGGCACGGTCGCGACCCTGATCCACCGGGCGAAGAAAGCGCTTCGCGCAGCCGTTTCCGACCGCCTTATAGCGCCATGAACCACGACTCTATGCGAGAGCAATCCGAAGACCGCGATCCCGTATCGCGCCGCGTGCTTGAGCACATCGAACGCGAACAGGTCCGGCCGCTCCCGCGCTCCCGCTTCGTGCTGCAGAACGTCGCCCTCTGGGTATTCGGCATCCTTTCCATACTTTTCGGCGCCATCGCAGCCGCCGCCGCGCTCTTCGCGCTTGCGAACGCCGGCTGGCGCTATTACGTCGCGACGCACGACACGTTCCTGACGTTTCTCATAGAAACCGCGCCGCTCCTTTGGATCGTGACGCTCGCGTTCTTCGTGCTTATCGGCTATCAGATATTCCGCCGCACCCGCCGCGGGTACCGCTATCCGTTTATCGCCGTCGCCGCGACATCGGTCGCGGCGAGCCTTTTGCTTGGCGCCGCGCTTTACGGCGCGGGATTCGGGGAAGTCATCGAGGAAGGACTCGGCGCGCACGTGCCGTTCTATCGGCCTGCGCTTCAGGCGGAGCAGGTGATCTGGGCGCATCCGGAGCGGGGCCTTCTCGCCGGAAGGGTAACGGGCCTCGCGCCCGACTTTTCGAGCTTCACGCTCCTTGGTTTCGACGGGAAGCTTTGGAATGTCGAGGGGAGCGATCTGCGGCGCTTTGACGAGGCGACGCTTGCGCATGGCGGCCTCGTACGGATTGTCGGCGTGCCGCTCGCAAGCACGACGGAAGATGCTGCATTCCACGCATGTTTTGTTTTCCCGTGGGAGATATATGGCTCCTTTGCGGAGCGCCGCGCGCCGATGCCGTTCCCGTATGCCGGAGGTGAAAGAAAGATTGCCGCGGAACGTAGTGAAGAGTGTAAGGGCGTACGACCTTACGCGCCTCTGCGGGCGCTCGAAGAACAAGGGCACGCGAGCAGCACCGAGTTCACGAACGGCTCATAGCGCCGGTCCCGGTAAGCGGGCGCTAGCGCGGTCGGTACGCGCCCGCAGGGTTTGGGAACTATTCGAAAGAGCCATGCGCGGCGTACGCCGCGCATGGCATTTATCGTTCACCCTGCCTTCACCGCGTATGCGCTAGGGTGTGCCCATGTTTCTCCGCATCCTCGCTCTCCCGTTTTTTGCCGTTGCCGTGGTCGCGGCTTCCTACACCGGCTGGCAGCACCCCGGCACCGTTTCAAACGTGCGGGCGAACGAAGGGGTCGTTCCCCCGGCCTCTATCGCTCCGGCTCCTTCGGGCGCAGCCTACTTCACGTACACAAACCGCCCGTTCGGTTTCTCCCTCACATATCCGCGCACTTTTATCCGCGATACGAGCGCGGGGCTTGGCTGGAGCTACGGCGCTGAGCGCGGAAGCGGCGCGACCGTGCTCACACTCTATCTTCCGCCGCAGACGGCGCTCGTGCGCGCGGGAGGGGAAGGAGTCCTTCGCGTGGGCGTCGCAAATGACGCGGCAAGCATGGAAACGTGCCTCTCGCCCGAGCGGCCGGGTACATACCAGGGAACCGTGACGCTCGGGAGCGAAACATTCACGCGCTACGACTATCCGGAAACCGGCATCGAAAGCTATCGCACGTTCCATGCCGGAGCCTGCTACGCCGTTGAAATAGGGGTGCGCCTTGAAGAAGGGGCGGGAACAGGCCCTACAGCGGAAGAGGCACGAACGATGCTTCGGGATGCGGCTTCGACATTCAGCTTTTCTTGAATCAGGCGGGTTGTGCACAGTTCGTCCGCAAAGATGCCCCGAAGGGTTTCAAAAAGGGTATCCTGTACCTAAGCGGCAACCGCCGCTTTTAGCAGATAACACGCGGCAATGGCTAAAACGCTCGCAATCGTGTTCGGTATCGTGTTCGTGCTCGTAGGGCTTCTCGGGTTCGTATCGAACCCGCTCGTTGGTATGGGCGCGTTCTTCGAGACTAATGCGCTCCATAACGTCGTGCACCTCCTGATCGGCCTTATTCTTCTCGCGGTCGCATTCTGGAGCCCGATGCAGTCATCGATGTGGCTCAAGATCATGGGCGTCGTGTACCTCGTGATCGCCGTTCTCGGTTTCCTTCTCGTTTCGGGCACGGGGGAACTGTTCGGCCTTGTGACGCTGAATCCCGCAGATCACTGGCTCCATGTCGTGCTCGGCGTCGTGCTTCTCGCTGCCGGCTTCATGTACGGCGACGAGCCGATGTAGCGCACGGATTTGTAAGGGCTGGTTGCCCCCTTGTGAAAAACCGCCGCGTTTTGCGCGGCGGTTTTTCATGTATGAAACAATACCGACCGCCAAAGTATTGTGCGGTCGGCGCGGAGAATTAGTGCGGTATCGAGCCTGCTACTGACGCGATTTGACCTGCGGCGGTAAAGGCAAGCTGCGCACTGTGGAGGAAGACGATTACGGTCTTCGAAAGTTCTGAAAAGATCCCGGGGACAAGGACCTCAAGGACGATGATCGTCATCCCCAATCCGATGGCTTGCAACATGGCGAGCAGCATGTCGGGGAAGACGGTTAGGTGAGATGCGTGCGACCACACATCTGACGATAATCTCGTCCTGTCCTCCCCCGAGCGCGCGCCAAGCCTTGGCCCGTCCTCGGGAGGGGTGTCCTGTCCTTCTGCCCTCTATAACCTGATCCTCTCGGAGGAGGTTTCAATACGGCAAGCATTTTGGTGATACAATTCCCCCATATTAAATAACACCAGCACCATATGGCAACCGCGACCGTTCAAGCCGTAGAGAATCTGAAGCGTGAGATCGACAAGGAAAACAGGGCGCTTCTGGTCGCTGCGCGCGAGCGCATAGCTGTGCTCGCCGAAGTGGCAAGGAAAAAGCAAGTCATTCAAAAACTGGAAGCAGAGCTGGCCAAAGCGGAAAAAGAACTCGGAAAGGCTGAAGAGGAGGCAAAAGCCGCAGAACGGGAAGTCGATACGCTTCAAAGGGGCCGGGGAGACCACGAAAGAGAACTTATCAAAATGGCGGCTGAGCTTAAAAGGGCCGCATAGAAAGGACTTGTCGGAGCCGCCTCTCGGATTCGAACCGAGGACCCACACTTTACAAAAGTGTTGCTCTACCAACTGAGCTAAGGCGGCGTGTGCGCACTATACCAGAATGTGCTAGGCTTTTCCCGAAACGAACCTTACGGGGGCTTGCATGTTTGGAATGATTCTCGCAGCGCTTTTCTTCGTGCTCAATGCGGCGGCGTTCGTCCTAGTCTTTGCCGCGGTGCTCGTGGCTCTGTTTTTGGCATGGTTTGCGCTGCGGCTCCGTTTCAGCGAGCCGCGGGACGAAGTCCGGCGGATCGGAAGGAGGCGTCTCGAAGACGCATTCTTCAAGGGATGGTGGAGCTTTTCCGAAGGATAAGCGACACGACGAAGCGATGCGGCGGCCATAATCGGCCGCCGCTTCCTATTGCTTCCGTGTCGTCGAAGCCGTGGCAGCCGTGGGGCTCGCCTCCTCGTCAAGAAGACGCTTCGGAAGATAGCTCTTCAGCGTGGCAAGGGAGTCGAAGCCATAGTGCGTCTCGCCGTCGATCACGAACACGGGCGGCGCGGGCTTTATCTTGAGAAGCGAAATAAGGGTTTCGAGCGCGCCGAGCGGGAGGTTATAGTCGAAGGAATAGACGCGAAGCGACGGAAACTCCTGGCGGAGCGCGTCGAGCGCGTAGCCCGCATCGGTGCAGTCGCTGCAGTCGCCCTGGTTCGAATAAAAATAGAGGACCGAAACCGGGGCTTTCCCCTCGCCGCAGCGTTCCTTCACGCGCTCGGTGATGAGATAATCCTTGATCTCAAGGAGCGAATACTGCTCCTTGAGCTGTATCACGCGCTCGTTGTCGGCCCCGAGCGACTGCTCGGCGCTTCCGAGGCGGCTCGCGAGCGTGTTGATTTCGCTCGGGAGCACGGCATGGCTTTCAAGCGCCGAGCACGCGACATCGCTTATAAGGTCGAACTGGGTCTCAAGCGAGATGATGTCGATCGATATCTTGTCCGCCGTGTTCTGGATGCTCTCGACCCGCGCGCGGTCGAACAACGTGCTTACATAAAATGCGGTCGCGAAAATGGCCGCGGTAATGATGAACGCGAACGCATATTTCATCCAGTCGGGTCGCTCTCTCATACGCTATTCGGGGCCTTTGCGGCGCTCGTCGATTTCCTGCCGCCAGCTCTTCTGCCTCGCGGACGCGACGTTATACACCGCCCGCCCGAGCCACCACGGCGCGAACACGCCGTAGAGGGCGAGGTAGAGGAAAAGGTTGATGCCGAGATTTTTCTCCGCCACGAGGCGCGAACCCATAATGATGATGGCGATGGTGCAAAGGAACAGGAGCCAGCTGAGGAAGAGAAACGGGTGCGTATCGAAATAGAAAAGGTCGAATGACGGCATATGGAACGACGAGAAACCGACGACGCGGAGGCGGTCCGCGGCCTTAAGCGCGTCAGATCCCGCATAGGCTATGGAAACGGCGGTGAAGTAAATAGCGGGGAAGATGGTGAAAAGGCCCATAGGGAGGAGAAACATGCCGAGCGTGCCGTATTTGCGGTTGAAGAACATGAAGCGATAGTCTTTGGCGTTTCGCATGAACCCGTACGACCAGCGCACCCGCTGCTTGAAAAGCGCCTTATAGGAGCGCGGCGTCTTGGTGTACACGTGGGCGGTCGGGGCGTTCTCGATCTTCATGTTATGCGACTGCATGCGAAGCGCGATCTCCATATCTTCCGTCATGTACGCCTCCTTATACGGCCCGAGCTGGAGGAATACCTCCCGGCGGAATATGGAGAATGGGCCGGGCGTGATGAAGAGCGCGTCAAGCCAGGCGAACGTGCGGCGGATAAATGCAGACAGCGCATACTCCGCCTGCTGCACCCTTTGCACGATGCTCGCGGGCTTTGAAACCTTGATGCCGGGCGTGACCGCCATAACGCTTTTGTCCGCGAAATACCGCGCGATCTCCCGGAGCGCATCGGGGGCGACGGTCGAGTCGGCGTCGAGGCAGCCGACGAGCTCGCTCGTCGCGTGCGAAAGGCCGAGATTGAGGGCGGAGAATTTTCCGCCGCCGTTCTCTTTCGTGAAGACGCGCACGCGCGGCTCGCCCGCGTAGCGCGCGAGCGCGTCGGCCGTCCCGTCGGTCGAACCGTCGTTTATGGCGAAGATGTTGAGCTTGTCATGCGGATAGTCGAGCGCGAGAAGCGAGTCGAGCGTCCTCGCGACCGTCTTCTCCTCGTTATAGCAGGGGATGAATATGGTAGACGTCGGAAGGTCCTCATCCGCCACCGCCCCGGGCTCCTTTTTCGTGCGCTTGCCTTCGAGGAAGGACAAAAGGAGAAACACCTCGAAGAAGAGGGAAACGAAAAGCACCGGATATATGAATACCATCCCGCTCACAGCTCCAGTATAGCAAATATGAAGGAGAACCGTATACTGGCCCTATGGAAGGGAGGTTGCATCCGATAAGCGTCGCGTCGCGGGAGATCGCCGATATTTTCGGCCGCATGGGGTTTGGCATCGCGTATGGCCCCGAACTTGAGACTGAACACTACAATTTCGATGCGCTTAATATGCCCGCGACGCATCCGGCACGCGACATGCAGGATACGTTTTGGACGAAAGAGAATCCTCCCCGCGTTCCCCGCACCCAAACGTCGCCGGTGCAGGTCAGGTATATGGAAGAGCAGATGAAACGGGGAATGCTCCCCCCATACCGCATCATCGCCCCGGGAAAGGTGTACAGGAACGAGGCTACGGACGCCACGCACGAAGCGCAGTTCTATCAGAACGAGGGGCTGGCGATAGGCGAGGATATCACGCTCGCGCATCTCAAGGGAACGCTCGAACGGTTTTTCAAGGAGTATCTTGATGAGAACGCGAAAGTGCGGTTTCGTCCCTCGTTTTTCCCATTCGTCGAGCCAGCGGTCGAAGTCGACGTGTGGTTCGATGTAAAAGGGCAGTGGCTTGAGGTTATGGGCGCAGGCATGGTGCACCCGAAGGTTCTCGAGAACTCCGGAGTGGACCCGAAAAAATATCAAGGGTTCGCATTCGGCGGCGGGCTCGAGCGCCTTATCATGGTGAAATACGGCGTGCCGGATGTGCGCCTCTTCCATTCGGGCGATACGCGTTTCGTGCACGGCTTCGCGGAAATCGAGCCATGAACTGTGTCTTTTGTTCCGTCGTCGAGAAGAACGAACCGCACCATGAGATTGTGTGGTCGGATAAGCGCCATATCGCATTCCTCAATATAAAACCGGCACAACCCGGCCATGTGCTCGTGATACCCCGGAAGCATGTTGACGACGGATTCGATCTTTCATCCGAAGAGTTCGGCGCGCTTATGGAGGCGAGCCGGCGTCTTGCGGTGCCGCTTAAAGCAGTCCTCAACCCTTCCCGCGTCGCACTGGCCCTTGAAGGTTTTCATGTGCCGCATGCGCATGTTCACCTGATTCCAGTGAATAAAAGCGGCGATATGATGAACGAAACCAAAGAACCGGTGCCAAGCGAAGAACTTGTGCCAATAGCTGAAGCGTTGCGGGCCGCTATCGCATCAACATTATGAAAATCTCCCGCTCCTGGCTTCAGAAGTATTTCGAAGCGCCGCTCCCGAGCACGGCGGAGATCGCCGAAGCCTTCACCTTCCACGCGTTCGAGATAGAAGAGGCGAACGGCGATCTCCTCGACGTGAAGGTGCTTCCGAACCGTGCGGCCGACTGCCTCTCGCACCGCGGGCTTGCGAAGGAACTTTCCGCGATACTCAATCTGTCGCTTAAGAGCGACCCGCTTCGGGAACCGCTTCCTCTTTGGCCCGGAACGGATACGCTCAAAATTACTATCGATGATCCGAAGAAAAGCGCCCGGCAGATGGGCGCATTGGTACGCGGTGTGAAAGTCGGGCCTTCGCCCGTCTGGCTCCGTGAAGCTCTTGAAGCGGTGGGGCAGCGGTCCATCAATAACATAGTTGATGCGACCAACTACGTGACCCTCGACATGGGCCAGCCGCTCCATGCGTTCGACGCGAAAAAGATCGAGTGGCACGACGGCACCCTCTCGATCCGCATCCGGGGAACAGCAGCCGGAGAGAACATCACCGTCCTTACGGGCGAAGATTACGTACTTCCCGAGAACACCACCGTCATCGCGGAAGGGACGGCAGGCACGGTGCTCGACATCGCGGGAATCAAAGGCGGCATGGCATCGGCCATTTCCGAAGACACGACCGATCTCTACGTATCCGTCGCGCACTTCGACCCTGTATCGGTGCGCAAGACCGCCCAGGCCCTGAAGCTTTTTACCGACGCGTCGGCGAGGTTCCAAAATAATCCGTCTCCGGAACTCGCGGCGTACGGGATGCGCGCCGTGCTCGATCTTATAGAACAGGTTGCGGGCGGCGAGCTCGTCGGCGTCGTCGATATCTATCCGAATCCGCAGACGCAACTCCCCGTGCAAGTTTCTCTTGCGCGGATCAACGGCCGTCTCGGTTCTTCCTTTACGCTCGCGGAAGTGAAGAATGCTTTTGACCGACTCGGCCTTGCTTGTATCGAAGCCGGAGAAATGCTCACTGTCACGCCGCCCTTTGAGCGCCGCGATCTCCTGCTCCCCGAAGACCTCGCGGAGGAGGCGGGGCAGGTCCTCGGATACGACCGGGTGCCCGCGGTCGAGCTTCCGGCACTTCCGGGAGCGCCCGATCAGGCGAGGTTCCGCGGCATTTCGAGGATCAAGGATATTCTTGCCGAGCATGGCTATACGGAGATAAGCACGCAGAGCTTTACGCCCACGGGCGATGTGTATCTTGCGAATCCTTTGGACACTACGAAGCCCGTGCTTCGCCCTGGTCTCATCGAAAATATGCAGGACGCGCTCAAGCGCGCCGCGGTTGCGGCTCCGAGGGTGCTGGGGCCTGCCGACAAGCTGAAACTTTTCGAGATCGGCGCGGTATTTACGAAAGATACCGAGCATCTGTCGCTCGCGCTTGGGTATGCGCAGCTTTCGGGAAAGAAGTCCGATGCCGTGCTTCCCGGCGCGCTTGATGCGCTCGGTGAACTCCTTGGCG
It encodes:
- a CDS encoding phenylalanine--tRNA ligase subunit beta; this encodes MKISRSWLQKYFEAPLPSTAEIAEAFTFHAFEIEEANGDLLDVKVLPNRAADCLSHRGLAKELSAILNLSLKSDPLREPLPLWPGTDTLKITIDDPKKSARQMGALVRGVKVGPSPVWLREALEAVGQRSINNIVDATNYVTLDMGQPLHAFDAKKIEWHDGTLSIRIRGTAAGENITVLTGEDYVLPENTTVIAEGTAGTVLDIAGIKGGMASAISEDTTDLYVSVAHFDPVSVRKTAQALKLFTDASARFQNNPSPELAAYGMRAVLDLIEQVAGGELVGVVDIYPNPQTQLPVQVSLARINGRLGSSFTLAEVKNAFDRLGLACIEAGEMLTVTPPFERRDLLLPEDLAEEAGQVLGYDRVPAVELPALPGAPDQARFRGISRIKDILAEHGYTEISTQSFTPTGDVYLANPLDTTKPVLRPGLIENMQDALKRAAVAAPRVLGPADKLKLFEIGAVFTKDTEHLSLALGYAQLSGKKSDAVLPGALDALGELLGAIPESAVKREDGAIEVDLSGFDLAALGKDYAPRPVGLGTYRPFSIYPFALRDIAVWTPLGTEQDEVEQAIFKEAGSELARLDLFDRFEKDGKLSYAFRLVFEAFDRTLTDVELVEAMDRVSKALNAKEGFSVR